Proteins encoded in a region of the Moritella marina ATCC 15381 genome:
- the glyA gene encoding serine hydroxymethyltransferase → MFTRDMNIADYDAELWAAMTQEVTRQEDHIELIASENYTSPRVMEAQGSQLTNKYAEGYPGKRYYGGCEYVDIAESLAIERAKQLFGADYANVQPHSGSQANAAVYMALVKPGDTVLGMSLAHGGHLTHGASVSFSGKIYNAVQYGINPETGELDYAEVEALAIEHQPKMIVAGFSAYSGVVDWAKFREIADKVGAFLFVDMAHVAGLVAAGLYPNPMKHAHVVTTTTHKTLGGPRGGLILAQADEAIEKKLNSAIFPGGQGGPLMHVIAAKAVAFKEAMEPAFADYQQNVLDCAKSMVAVLQERGFKIVSNGTENHLFLVDLIGKEYSGKDADAALGNAHITVNKNSVPNDPRSPFVTSGLRIGTPALARRGIPADKAGDLAGWMCDVLDNIGNEDVAATVRANVQALCADYPVYK, encoded by the coding sequence ATGTTTACACGTGATATGAATATAGCTGACTATGATGCAGAATTATGGGCAGCAATGACACAAGAAGTAACTCGTCAGGAAGACCATATCGAGCTTATTGCTTCAGAGAACTATACAAGCCCACGCGTAATGGAAGCTCAAGGCTCTCAGCTTACTAACAAGTATGCAGAAGGCTACCCAGGCAAACGCTACTATGGCGGTTGTGAGTATGTTGATATTGCAGAGTCTCTAGCAATCGAACGTGCTAAGCAATTGTTTGGTGCTGATTACGCGAATGTACAACCACACTCTGGTTCACAAGCAAATGCTGCTGTTTACATGGCATTAGTTAAACCAGGTGATACAGTACTAGGCATGAGCCTTGCTCATGGTGGTCACTTAACACACGGTGCAAGCGTAAGCTTCTCGGGCAAAATCTACAATGCAGTTCAGTACGGTATCAACCCTGAAACTGGTGAACTAGATTATGCTGAAGTTGAAGCATTAGCGATTGAACATCAACCAAAAATGATTGTTGCAGGTTTCTCTGCATACTCAGGTGTTGTTGATTGGGCTAAATTCCGTGAAATCGCAGACAAAGTCGGTGCTTTCCTGTTTGTAGATATGGCGCACGTTGCAGGTCTAGTTGCTGCTGGTCTATATCCAAACCCAATGAAACATGCACATGTTGTTACTACAACGACGCATAAAACATTAGGTGGTCCACGTGGCGGTCTTATCCTGGCACAAGCAGATGAAGCGATTGAGAAAAAATTAAACTCAGCAATCTTCCCTGGTGGTCAAGGTGGTCCTTTAATGCACGTTATCGCTGCTAAAGCGGTTGCATTTAAAGAAGCGATGGAACCAGCATTTGCTGATTACCAACAGAATGTACTTGATTGTGCGAAAAGCATGGTTGCAGTACTACAAGAACGTGGTTTCAAGATCGTATCTAACGGCACTGAAAACCACCTGTTCTTAGTTGACTTGATTGGCAAAGAGTACTCAGGTAAAGACGCAGATGCGGCACTGGGTAATGCACATATCACAGTAAACAAAAACTCGGTACCTAACGATCCTCGTTCACCGTTTGTTACATCTGGTCTACGTATCGGTACGCCTGCACTTGCTCGCCGCGGTATCCCAGCTGATAAAGCCGGTGATCTTGCTGGTTGGATGTGTGACGTATTAGATAACATCGGTAATGAAGATGTAGCTGCAACTGTTCGTGCAAACGTACAAGCGCTATGTGCAGACTATCCGGTTTATAAATAG
- the nrdR gene encoding transcriptional regulator NrdR — protein sequence MFCPFCSATETKVIDSRLVAEGHQVRRRRECAKCHERFTTFETAELVMPRIIKTDDKREPFNEDKLVNGIYRALEKRPVAAEQIELGINQIKSSLRATGEREVESSFLGELVMDVLKKLDKVAYVRFASVYRSFEDVKEFNEEIAKLDK from the coding sequence ATGTTCTGTCCATTTTGTTCTGCGACTGAAACTAAAGTTATCGACTCTCGTCTTGTGGCTGAAGGCCATCAGGTGCGTCGCCGCCGTGAATGTGCGAAATGTCATGAACGTTTTACTACCTTTGAAACGGCCGAATTAGTGATGCCGCGTATCATTAAAACAGATGATAAGCGCGAACCTTTTAACGAAGATAAATTAGTTAATGGTATTTACCGAGCGTTAGAAAAACGTCCGGTTGCCGCAGAGCAAATTGAACTCGGTATTAATCAGATCAAATCGAGTTTAAGAGCCACGGGTGAGCGTGAAGTCGAATCAAGTTTTCTCGGAGAACTGGTGATGGACGTACTGAAAAAACTCGATAAAGTCGCTTATGTGCGTTTTGCCTCTGTCTATCGTTCTTTTGAAGATGTAAAAGAATTTAATGAAGAAATAGCCAAACTCGATAAATAA
- a CDS encoding DUF4124 domain-containing protein, with protein sequence MMLNSIGNYKRLILALVCGSMSYSTFAQVYSWRDANGAMHYSQFPRQIVEKNAAQSRASRKQADMDDVVNDLSPSKASNLLDGLDDIMANANVERQVDKVLTRRDPQLVLIEQQLARQQAEQLARQQAEQLALLVAKQQALKEQQALTVSILAQDKDLDAIAHVEVKFPREKTNKFLAGIQNKLKRQRQVESVAIVKTEPAAMVTVDTQLVEKSKTNNAFLAGIKKKLNRKRPTQVIDEPVIIANQNKVLVKSNIKPASKRNTSATVKNTELIQSADKIKAIESEISSSSNKADKVKAPSVKQINSALMLSRLSYNHNARLPLVGAGTNQLDRQGIKASSQFVNEVNRNAE encoded by the coding sequence ATGATGCTGAATTCAATCGGTAATTATAAACGTTTAATCTTAGCGTTAGTATGTGGCTCAATGAGCTATTCAACATTTGCGCAAGTATACAGTTGGCGCGATGCTAATGGTGCTATGCATTATAGTCAATTTCCACGGCAGATAGTGGAAAAGAATGCAGCGCAAAGTCGAGCGAGTCGCAAACAAGCAGACATGGATGATGTGGTTAATGATTTATCACCAAGCAAAGCGAGTAACTTGCTCGATGGCCTTGATGATATCATGGCGAATGCTAACGTTGAACGTCAAGTTGACAAGGTCTTAACACGACGTGATCCTCAATTAGTCTTAATTGAACAACAGCTCGCCCGTCAGCAAGCCGAACAGCTCGCCCGTCAGCAAGCCGAACAGCTCGCATTGCTTGTCGCTAAGCAGCAAGCACTGAAAGAACAGCAAGCCTTGACTGTTTCGATCTTAGCCCAAGACAAAGACCTTGATGCGATTGCTCACGTCGAGGTAAAATTCCCACGTGAAAAAACCAATAAATTCTTAGCTGGTATTCAGAATAAATTAAAACGTCAGCGTCAGGTAGAGTCTGTCGCGATAGTAAAAACGGAACCTGCCGCTATGGTTACTGTAGATACACAATTGGTTGAAAAATCAAAAACCAATAATGCTTTTCTTGCGGGCATTAAAAAGAAATTAAATCGTAAACGACCTACACAGGTTATTGATGAGCCTGTGATCATTGCCAACCAAAATAAAGTGTTGGTTAAATCTAACATCAAGCCCGCTTCGAAGAGGAATACCAGCGCGACAGTTAAAAATACCGAGTTAATACAGAGTGCTGATAAAATTAAAGCGATTGAAAGTGAAATTAGTAGCAGTAGCAACAAAGCAGATAAAGTGAAAGCACCCTCGGTAAAACAAATTAATTCGGCGTTAATGCTGAGTCGATTAAGCTATAATCATAATGCCCGTTTACCCTTGGTAGGGGCGGGGACCAACCAGCTTGATAGGCAAGGTATAAAGGCTTCAAGTCAGTTTGTAAACGAAGTAAACCGCAACGCTGAATAA